In a single window of the Rhizobium tropici CIAT 899 genome:
- a CDS encoding SulP family inorganic anion transporter: MMSSSVVSRDFASSLVVFLVAIPLCLGIAVASGVPVAMGLISGIVGGIVVGLLAGSPLQVSGPAAGLAVIVFGFVEQYGIAMLGPVLIVAGLLQCLAGFLKIGSWFRAISPAVVHGMLAGIGILIILGQVHVLMGARPAAGGIENVTAMEQTLGRVWGAGLTRESVALLVGLISLLAMVAWEKFRPKPLMLVPGALVGVAAGTILTAGMKLPIARVEVPSSLIDNISLPTLEGFARMAEPGIILATLVIAVIASAETLLSSAAVDRMHDGVRTRFNKELFAQGIGNGLCGLLGALPITGVIVRSSANIQAGARSRASAVLHGVWILGLVALLPQVLAMVPLTALAAVLLVTGWRLISLHHVRHLFDHHGWVPVGIWTATVAMVVLQDLLVGVALGLALSILEILPYLRRKLAIDRLEDDETIHLDLVGVATCKDVPVLLNALETLPEGRKIRIAGARLHYLDHTSAETLREWLKRQKKSGRLVEIEHPPIGRHRRLKPIFEKLSEEVA; this comes from the coding sequence ATGATGTCAAGCTCTGTTGTTTCGCGAGACTTCGCATCGTCGCTTGTCGTGTTTCTCGTCGCCATACCGCTGTGCCTCGGGATTGCCGTGGCTTCAGGCGTTCCGGTGGCCATGGGCCTCATTTCAGGCATTGTCGGCGGCATCGTCGTCGGCCTTTTGGCCGGATCTCCACTTCAGGTGTCAGGGCCGGCGGCCGGTCTCGCCGTGATCGTCTTCGGCTTCGTCGAGCAATATGGCATTGCCATGCTCGGGCCGGTTCTCATCGTGGCGGGATTGCTGCAGTGCCTTGCCGGATTCCTGAAGATCGGATCGTGGTTTCGGGCCATTTCGCCTGCGGTGGTTCACGGCATGCTCGCCGGGATCGGCATCCTCATCATTCTTGGTCAGGTCCATGTGCTGATGGGGGCAAGACCTGCCGCCGGCGGCATCGAGAACGTCACCGCCATGGAGCAGACCCTTGGTCGCGTATGGGGCGCCGGACTGACTCGAGAATCGGTTGCTCTCCTCGTGGGGTTGATTTCTTTGCTGGCCATGGTCGCCTGGGAGAAGTTCAGGCCGAAGCCATTGATGCTGGTGCCCGGTGCTCTGGTGGGGGTTGCTGCCGGCACGATATTGACGGCCGGCATGAAGCTGCCGATCGCCAGGGTGGAAGTACCGTCCTCCCTCATCGACAACATTTCGCTGCCGACGCTCGAGGGTTTTGCCAGAATGGCCGAGCCCGGTATCATCTTGGCGACGTTGGTCATTGCTGTGATCGCCAGCGCGGAAACGCTATTGTCTTCCGCCGCCGTCGATCGCATGCATGATGGCGTGCGGACCCGCTTCAACAAGGAGCTGTTTGCGCAGGGCATCGGCAATGGGCTCTGTGGTTTGCTTGGTGCACTGCCGATCACGGGTGTCATCGTCAGGTCGTCCGCCAATATTCAGGCAGGCGCGCGTAGCCGGGCATCTGCCGTGCTGCACGGTGTTTGGATCCTTGGCCTGGTGGCATTGCTGCCGCAGGTGCTCGCAATGGTGCCGTTGACGGCACTTGCCGCGGTGCTGCTGGTGACGGGATGGCGGCTGATCAGTCTCCATCATGTCCGCCACCTCTTCGATCATCACGGCTGGGTTCCCGTCGGGATATGGACCGCGACGGTGGCGATGGTGGTGCTTCAGGACCTGCTCGTCGGCGTGGCACTCGGTCTTGCACTGTCCATATTGGAAATCCTTCCCTATCTGCGCCGCAAGCTCGCTATCGACAGATTGGAGGATGATGAAACCATCCATCTCGACCTCGTCGGTGTGGCGACATGCAAGGATGTTCCCGTCCTGCTCAACGCGCTGGAAACGCTTCCAGAGGGTCGCAAGATCAGGATTGCCGGCGCTCGCCTGCATTATCTTGACCACACGAGCGCCGAAACCCTGCGTGAATGGCTGAAACGGCAGAAAAAATCGGGACGCCTGGTCGAAATCGAGCATCCGCCGATCGGACGCCATCGACGGCTGAAGCCGATCTTTGAAAAACTATCGGAAGAGGTTGCCTGA
- a CDS encoding creatininase family protein: protein MTKPFYWNELNTHDFAELSPDTTIAILPIASTEQHGPHLPIATDVAIAEGMLAELKVQRPDDLDFLVLPLQEIGKANEHVYGPGTLSLPAELLIPVWTAIGAKVAEAGIRKMVIVNSHGGNVDIMSIVARELRVRYQMAVVATQWTRFGTPDGMIDEHEQRFGIHGGDVETSLMLHFRPELVRMDKAENFASKAEWMKEHSKYLQPLPPHSLAWIAHDLNPSGVVGNAANGTAEKGALICRHEIAGFIEMLRDLRDYPLANLYSK, encoded by the coding sequence ATGACGAAGCCCTTCTATTGGAACGAACTTAATACCCATGATTTCGCCGAGCTTTCGCCAGACACCACGATCGCGATCCTGCCGATCGCCTCGACGGAACAGCACGGTCCGCATCTGCCGATCGCAACGGATGTCGCAATCGCTGAAGGCATGCTGGCGGAATTGAAGGTGCAGCGTCCGGACGATCTCGATTTTCTCGTGCTGCCTCTGCAGGAGATCGGCAAGGCCAACGAACATGTCTACGGTCCCGGCACGCTGTCGCTCCCCGCAGAGCTGCTGATCCCGGTCTGGACCGCCATCGGCGCGAAGGTGGCAGAGGCCGGCATCCGCAAGATGGTGATCGTGAATTCCCACGGCGGAAACGTGGATATTATGAGCATCGTCGCACGCGAACTGCGCGTGCGCTATCAGATGGCCGTCGTCGCCACGCAATGGACACGCTTCGGCACGCCCGACGGCATGATCGACGAACATGAACAGCGCTTCGGCATTCATGGCGGCGATGTCGAAACATCGCTCATGCTGCACTTCCGGCCCGAACTCGTGCGGATGGACAAGGCTGAGAATTTCGCCTCCAAGGCCGAATGGATGAAGGAGCATTCCAAATATCTGCAGCCTTTGCCCCCACATTCGCTCGCCTGGATCGCGCACGATCTCAATCCGAGCGGCGTCGTCGGCAATGCCGCCAACGGCACGGCGGAAAAGGGCGCGCTCATCTGCCGACATGAGATCGCTGGCTTCATCGAGATGCTTCGTGATCTCCGCGATTACCCGCTAGCCAACCTCTATTCGAAATAG
- a CDS encoding SDR family oxidoreductase, whose amino-acid sequence MSSAVALVTGAGSGIGRATALALAEDGFAIGVLGRTKEEISSTSDEISARGGEAAILLADISDEHQISAAVKELVARFGRLDVVVANAGINGVWAPIDDLSLSEWNDTISINLTGTFLTIRATVPELKRTGGGSIIVVSSINGTRTFTTPGATAYTATKAGQVAMVQQLALELARHHIRINAVCPGEIETNIDANTSLRKRDETSIPVIWPEGQVPITGGRPGRSEDVADVIAFLASDKARHITGSPIWVDGGQGLLR is encoded by the coding sequence ATGAGTTCTGCCGTCGCCCTCGTCACCGGAGCTGGCTCGGGGATTGGAAGAGCGACCGCATTGGCGCTTGCGGAGGATGGTTTTGCAATTGGTGTGCTGGGACGCACGAAGGAAGAGATTTCCTCCACATCCGATGAGATTTCCGCCAGGGGCGGGGAGGCGGCCATCCTCCTCGCCGACATTTCGGATGAACATCAGATATCGGCAGCCGTGAAAGAGCTTGTCGCGCGTTTCGGCCGGCTGGATGTCGTCGTTGCCAATGCCGGCATCAACGGAGTCTGGGCGCCCATCGACGATCTGAGCCTGTCGGAATGGAATGACACAATTTCGATCAATCTGACCGGGACTTTCCTGACCATCCGCGCAACGGTGCCGGAGCTGAAGCGCACGGGCGGCGGCTCGATCATCGTCGTCTCCTCCATCAATGGAACCAGGACCTTCACGACTCCCGGCGCGACGGCCTATACCGCCACCAAAGCAGGGCAGGTCGCCATGGTGCAGCAGCTGGCTCTCGAACTGGCCCGGCATCACATACGCATCAACGCGGTCTGTCCCGGTGAAATCGAAACCAATATCGACGCGAATACCAGTCTGCGCAAACGCGACGAAACATCGATCCCCGTCATCTGGCCCGAGGGCCAGGTGCCGATTACCGGTGGTCGGCCGGGCCGAAGCGAAGATGTAGCCGATGTGATCGCTTTCCTGGCGTCCGACAAGGCCCGTCACATAACCGGCTCGCCCATCTGGGTCGACGGGGGGCAGGGTCTGCTGCGCTAA
- a CDS encoding methyl-accepting chemotaxis protein, translating into MSFLQNAKIKTKVLTILIPICLIGIAGVLVVSNQFRDTVGTYSNFIAKDETAAVEMSRASQRITAMSYNAYQILQYPAEDPAMSRFSKDYQENKQVLLQRFANARQMVPTEADAIDKLVARANDIIALTDQAVKAGLIDDNNSASTLLKQVDPMINDEVVSIRQWLDTFNKSLNDKSNMLAEEASSTIDDALIALGLLFAAAIAIAILVSARGIAAPIERLRARMVSLADGKTAEPVSGIERKDEVGHMAAAVAVFRDGAIERLRLEQEAADGRSLSERERLEREAQKAKDAAEAQFAVDSLAQGLGELSNGNLTYRLEKPFVAHLDRLRMDFNASMEKVEETLVAVGQGGQAIAAGANQIRSAADDLSKRTEQQAASIEETAAALEEITTTVKDSTRRAEEASSLVGRARVGAEKSGEVMQEAISAMEAISKSSGEISNIIGVIDDIAFQTNLLALNAGVEAARAGDAGKGFAVVAQEVRELAQRSATAAKEIKALISTSGQQVGSGVDLVTRTGQSLQQIVKEVEEIDRNVRAIVEAAREQATGLQEINTAVNSIDQGTQQNAAMVEESTAASYSLAKEVTALNEILGQFNLQKGRSHARPAAATERSSPAASPARSLRAKIAGAFGGSGAATAALPSWEEF; encoded by the coding sequence ATGTCATTTCTCCAGAACGCCAAGATCAAGACGAAAGTCCTCACGATCTTAATCCCGATCTGCCTGATCGGGATCGCAGGTGTCCTCGTCGTCTCGAACCAGTTCAGGGACACGGTTGGCACTTACTCGAATTTTATCGCCAAGGATGAAACGGCAGCGGTGGAGATGTCCAGAGCCAGCCAGCGCATCACCGCCATGAGTTACAACGCCTACCAAATCCTGCAATATCCAGCAGAAGATCCGGCGATGTCGAGGTTCTCGAAGGATTACCAGGAGAACAAGCAAGTTCTTTTGCAGCGTTTCGCAAACGCCAGGCAAATGGTTCCGACAGAAGCAGATGCAATCGACAAGCTCGTCGCAAGGGCAAATGACATCATCGCTCTTACAGACCAAGCCGTGAAAGCCGGCCTGATAGACGATAACAATAGCGCCTCCACGCTCTTGAAGCAGGTGGATCCGATGATCAATGACGAGGTCGTTTCCATTCGTCAGTGGCTCGACACGTTCAACAAGTCCCTCAACGACAAGAGCAACATGTTGGCAGAAGAGGCAAGCAGCACCATCGACGACGCTTTGATCGCGCTCGGCCTTCTCTTCGCTGCCGCCATCGCGATCGCTATTCTCGTTTCGGCACGCGGCATCGCCGCTCCCATCGAACGGCTGCGGGCACGTATGGTATCGCTCGCGGACGGCAAGACCGCCGAGCCTGTTTCAGGGATCGAGCGCAAGGACGAGGTCGGTCACATGGCGGCGGCCGTTGCCGTCTTTCGCGACGGTGCCATCGAGCGTCTGCGCCTGGAGCAGGAAGCCGCCGATGGCCGCAGCCTCTCCGAACGGGAAAGGCTGGAACGCGAGGCGCAGAAGGCCAAGGATGCCGCCGAGGCGCAATTTGCAGTCGACAGTCTGGCACAGGGCCTGGGAGAGCTCTCGAACGGTAACCTGACCTATCGCCTGGAGAAGCCCTTCGTCGCCCATCTCGATCGTCTAAGGATGGATTTCAACGCCTCGATGGAGAAGGTCGAGGAGACCCTTGTCGCAGTGGGCCAAGGTGGTCAGGCCATTGCCGCCGGCGCCAATCAGATCCGCTCGGCAGCCGACGACCTTTCCAAACGCACCGAGCAGCAGGCGGCCTCGATCGAGGAGACGGCGGCAGCACTCGAGGAGATCACGACGACCGTCAAGGATTCCACCCGGCGCGCCGAAGAGGCAAGTTCGCTGGTCGGGCGCGCTCGCGTCGGCGCCGAAAAATCCGGCGAAGTCATGCAGGAAGCGATTTCAGCAATGGAGGCGATCTCGAAATCCTCGGGCGAAATTTCCAACATCATCGGCGTCATCGACGATATCGCCTTCCAGACGAACCTGCTGGCGCTGAATGCCGGCGTGGAGGCGGCGCGGGCCGGTGACGCCGGCAAGGGTTTTGCGGTCGTCGCGCAGGAAGTCCGCGAGCTCGCCCAGCGCTCCGCTACCGCGGCAAAGGAGATCAAGGCGCTCATTTCCACATCGGGCCAACAGGTCGGCAGCGGCGTCGATCTTGTCACCAGAACCGGGCAGTCTCTACAGCAGATCGTCAAGGAGGTGGAGGAAATCGACCGCAATGTACGGGCGATCGTCGAAGCAGCCCGCGAACAGGCGACCGGCCTGCAGGAGATCAATACGGCCGTCAACAGCATCGACCAGGGAACGCAGCAGAATGCGGCCATGGTCGAGGAATCGACGGCTGCCAGCTACAGCCTCGCCAAGGAGGTGACGGCGCTGAACGAGATTCTCGGTCAGTTCAATCTGCAAAAGGGGCGCTCGCATGCAAGACCGGCTGCAGCGACCGAACGCTCCAGCCCCGCCGCATCGCCGGCACGCTCGCTGCGAGCCAAGATTGCCGGCGCATTCGGGGGCTCCGGCGCTGCCACTGCGGCATTGCCATCCTGGGAAGAGTTTTGA
- a CDS encoding carbonic anhydrase translates to MGDLLKGISSFRGAVFPDHQALYRRLAEEGQQPQALMISCADSRVMPETITQSGPGELFVCRNAGNIVPPFSTANGGVSSAIEYAVVALGVRDIIVCGHSDCGAMKGLCHPDLLKPMPNVKAWLKHSHAAHSIVCEAYPADLPERQRVRAIAMENVVVQLDHLRTHPSVAAKLATNDIALHGWFFDIETGEVLVYDGAAARFTDINEDRPLPVAVTGRGRPHVMPQAVE, encoded by the coding sequence ATGGGTGATTTGCTCAAGGGTATCTCCAGCTTTCGCGGAGCCGTCTTTCCCGACCATCAAGCACTTTATCGCAGGCTGGCGGAGGAGGGACAGCAACCACAAGCGCTGATGATTTCCTGCGCCGACAGCCGGGTGATGCCTGAAACGATCACGCAATCCGGCCCCGGTGAACTTTTCGTTTGCCGCAATGCCGGAAATATCGTTCCTCCGTTTTCCACCGCCAATGGCGGCGTATCATCGGCGATAGAATATGCCGTCGTCGCGCTGGGCGTTCGCGATATCATCGTGTGCGGGCATTCCGATTGCGGCGCCATGAAAGGGCTTTGCCATCCCGATCTCCTGAAGCCGATGCCGAATGTTAAAGCGTGGCTGAAACACAGCCATGCTGCCCATTCGATCGTTTGCGAAGCCTATCCTGCCGATCTGCCCGAGCGCCAAAGGGTTCGCGCCATCGCCATGGAAAACGTCGTTGTCCAGCTTGATCATCTGCGCACGCATCCTTCGGTCGCGGCCAAGCTGGCGACCAACGATATTGCGCTGCATGGCTGGTTTTTCGATATCGAGACAGGGGAGGTGCTCGTTTATGACGGTGCGGCCGCCCGATTCACAGATATCAATGAGGACAGGCCCTTGCCCGTCGCCGTCACCGGTCGTGGTCGTCCGCATGTAATGCCGCAAGCTGTGGAGTAG